From Bemisia tabaci unplaced genomic scaffold, PGI_BMITA_v3:
GACTGAGCTTTCATCATTCCAATTCTTATTCTCATCAACTTTAATCCATCAATGTTTTGTTCGATTTTCCAGCAGGTGATACAAGAGAGCAAcaagaattaattttaaaatctttactGCAATCGATTAACGAAGAAAACTGCaccaaggagaaaaaattgaaagagttaAGCGTTCTAGAAGCTTTAGACGATTCTTCATTaatcattttcattgaaaaggCCAGTGTATCAATCAAGTGTGAGGAGAAGAAGGCAGATTTTTGTCTTCTAGTTGCTGAGGTTTTGAAGGACCGGACTTATgttcttggaaaatatttttatttaccgTGGGTATGCACTTTTTGCCATTACCATCTCTGTTAGTTTTTTGTTCTTaagtttttaaaagaattaaaggcTGGGTAATATAAATTCTGTTGACGGAAGTGATGAAATGCGTTTTTCAGTTTATGATGTAAATTTCCCTCTCATCTtatttgaatggagaaaaactaGCCATCTTTAACTTGTTgaattttgcatgatttttctttAACCATCTAAAATGTTCTCTGAAAtgggtaaaattttttttgaagaacaaaATTCTTGCAGAATTGAAACTTTACAGTTTAGgctggaccactagacaaggtacgaattcaagcattctgataaatgtttcctcctcaaaattgcACCCTCAACACGATTTGCAACAAGATGTATGGTTACCAACTCCCAACAAAGATTTTAACGCTTTTATACAGCTTtggttacgaaaaatttgaaccTCTTGCTCACAGGAAAAACCATAGTCTATGTTAATCAAATCGCACACTTCAATGGTTTTGGCAAGCTACTTAAACGAGCAATGTTCCTTTATTGCCAGGGACATacgaaggagggaggggggggctgGACCCCCCgtttaattgaaaatagtatcgtcgcccccccctccccagaaaTTCTGAATGGTGGGAAAAAACCTTCGTCGAGGATGATTATCTCTCTTAACGTagagtcttaaatgaaaacacTGTGTTCATTCAGTTagtattttctgaaattttcatcaccacagcttcaaaatcCGTCCTAATAGATTTTTCCGGATCTATTGAATCAAACAATTCAGAGGTATTCTTTGTTACCCTTTGTTCTTTGTGTTACCCTGGgagacttttattttttacttgaaaaaccACCCAGAATGAGtctcgtaaaattttttgtttgtaataccaagaagtttttatttttaatttgatgaaaaattttggtctcattttgcGCTACTTACATGCCATCATTCGAATGTTTCACTTCATGACGTCGGCTCATTGTTTCTTACGTCcttcttttgtcatttttcggCAGCGCTTTGCTGTTTTGAGTAGTGTCAGAGTGAACGAGTCAAGCTGGAAACAGTGtagtcttattattttttcctctctcaagTGGAAAGCAAACAACTCcagaaagattttttttctctgcacaCGGTTTCCACACACATGATTTTCTGTCTatgaaattaatcaaaaacTTTGCGACAATTCACCTGTTATTTGATTCCAGTTTCAGAATTCTGGGAAGAACTCACTCACAATTCTTGTCACATCTCTCGCACAGactattaattcattttttgaacaAGCCTGTCATGAAGTGCTGCTACCTCTCTTAAATTCATCTCAATCTGGTCTGGTACAGGATCCAGCTGTAGTAAAAGATATATTGGCATTGTGCAATCCTGAATGttggtggtttttattgaggtAAGTTGTCCATTATTGCTCACTTTTTTGCCTCTCACTGCACAGTGATACAATTTTAATTAGAAATGTATTCTGTACATCGAGATAATGTGTTATGAAGATCTACAAATCGCAAAAAGGGTCAGTTCTCGAAGTAAAACTATAAAATAAATAACCTTCGattttccaatttgtttttcaaattttactttatttctcTCCGGTTTTATTCACCTTTAATTCTGTCTTCAGGTTTGAAACTGACCTTAATCAAATgttgtgctgaaaattcaacaACATAATTCAAGTATCATCCATTTTCTAGTAAAGGTATTGAAGTAGAGGTTGCCTGTAATTAATCATTTTACCTCttttcagacattttcttgTTCTCCTCAATAAAGACAAGTTGGCTGAATGGCATCTCCCTGCTTTAGATTTTCTGTGCCATGAGACGGAGGAACTGGATGTTTCATCACATACGGAACCCATTGTTAACGAACTAACCAATCTGCTACGAGTGAACTCTGTTGATTTCAGCAAGAATCGATATTTTGGCAATATCATTTTGCTGCTCATCAACATTGTGAAGAAGCAtcagaaaattgtaaatttagaTATTATTACATCTCAACTAACCTCGATTATACAGTTCCACAAAGGCCCAACGAAGTACAAAGCCAGTCAGATGCTGAAGAAATTGACTGCGGAAAGGCTTTAGGCTAGCACTAGTTAATAAGTTACCATTAGCAAAGAGGCTTTGCAGCCTTATTTTCACTGAGAAATTGAAATCAAAGGCTCAATCTCATAATGATGCACAAGAGGAATGAATATATTTTACTACGCAGTAAACTCTCATGCCATCTTTCTCGAAGTGCAAACTAGGCCTTTGAAAActtgagtacctatatagcgagagtatggacagatcgcttcatggagggcttagggtcCAAAGGTGCAGCCATTCTTCTAAcaaacttctaacgcacaaaatttcactgctagtttgcagagtctgcagatttcaattttaaccaagatggccaagaatgtacataaatgaatgttcttctgcaaaaatgagtaaatatatataaaaactaagtcaaatacgtacaatcgctctggataattgaaattcataggttggctgcatttctgggccctaactttgttcgcggaggcatcggtgaaggcctgatggttttttggagtttcacatctatctatactctcgctatataggtactctattgaAAACTAGCAGGGTTTCATCCTATGTTTGGCTCTGTGAtatcaaaattagaaattttgtcTATGAtataaacagaaagaaagaacGATTAAAAGAAATTCTGTTAAGTACGTCCTGGTAACCAATCATCAGTATTGGTAAGCAATTGTTATTTTAGCATCTAGAAATTTCCGTTTTTGTTCCTCCCACTTTCGTATTCATTTGCTGCTATCTTTTTGAGTATGGTTTTTATGCTCAAGTTTTTTAATTACGAAGGAGATTTATCACATATGTATTTGGTTTTTGTATGACTATCAGTTCTCTAAGTCAAAATTTTATCCCATGCGAAGTGTGTCCTAAGGATTTCCGGATTGATGCTACAGTTCCAGCACGAAAGTTGCGATATCGCTTATTTTGGTCTTTATTTAAAGCTGACATCATTCCCAATTATCGAGATTGTATTTTTTGGTGAACAATATATTCTACTTTGAAATCAGTGGCAGCTTTCTTCCCTCCTTAAATACCcgcataactcggtcaatttttgagcaaacaaGATGATTTGGGTTTCAATCAATcagaaatgaaaactttaaaatgagaccaagatcaacaCAATGGCTATTTTGGATATTATATCATCAGTCGGAAAACTTTTGAGACACTAAGTAACTTTAATGGACACTAAAAGACTGTAAGTTTGTATTCTCATCATTTTAGGGTATCAGAATGAAACTGCCTTGAACACATTTAAAGCTCAAATTCTCTATCATAAGTtccaacaaaattgaaaatttcatgttagcagagggggaaaaagaaagaCTTCATTACGTAAAAGATATCTTAGAAAATTTTATCCTCATTAGTCTTGAGCACCTGTTTAAAGTGGTTGTGCATTATGAAGGTAAGGTGAGAAATTTGTGaagatttttatttcttcaggAGGTGTAATGGGTATAAGAGCTTTAAAGGTGAAATTGTaaaagtttttagatttttcccaccttgtttttctgttttttagcACAGACTTTTCTCTTCTGGTAATGAAAAAGTATGTCTAAAGAACAATATGAActatatgaataaaaaataaaaattgcaatatctGTTATGCAGTGTATGtaattgtaataaaaaaaaaaacaaaacaaaacctcCAATTGTTACATATGCATTGACTTTTAGtacaattttataaattatttgtCTGTAAGCATTTATTTGAGGTTTCTTGTAAACTTCGCTCCAATGAATCTCCATGTCccaatttatgaatttttataCTGGTAAAGTATATTTTTAAGCTTTTTGGGCGTAGaataaaattaagatattttttaagtgtttttttttttttttgtaactcctGTAAGCCTTAAAAAGAACGGAAGAAGTTACTAAAGGTAATTTAAGAAGGATGATGCAAATGAAACGAAGGGGATCGAAGCTGgcctgatttcatttttttttctcaacattcAGCATACTGAGGTCCTGTTGTAGTGTTAGTAACAGAACTAACTAAATCCGTATATTACAGAGACGTGTCATTTCACGTATGCTTGCTTACTTCTGAATTTTCTAATCACTCAACTGTTGTCAATTGTAggtttgttgaatttttaatttctcaaaatATATTGTTGTACTCTTAGAAAcagaatattttcctcttctaCCCTCCCTTCAAATGATTTCAAATGATGTTTCCCCGTCACGGATTTTTACTCtgttttttttgtcacagtttcaCTAAAGGTTCTATTTCCATTTTCTCATCTTTGCAGGAATAACTTTTTACAATGGCCGTTGCTTGATAATTTTACACTTTTGGGTTAGGTTGGCTTGTACCAAAAGCTCTTGATGATGAAAATCGTTACCTTTTTCTGTACTTTTGTGACAAAATGATCCTTGAATGACAATAATTTATGACCAGGAAATCTAactgaattttgtttttaaatatttcttcttCACCTAATTTTTCTCTATTAATATCACGTCAGTTAGTTAATGCGGGATCATaaattttaccagggaaaaatttgaacaaagtGAAGTAAGTCTTCAAGGGTAAAAAGTCATTTTGAACTAAAAATCATAcagttttaaattaaaaattatcaaaaaaaaaaagcctcaaGAATATGGCTGAAAACTAATAagcctttctttttctttcttttttttttttttttttttaaaaaaaaaaagggatttgATAATAAAAACAAGAGAGGAGCTtgatttgaaaataattcttttttatttgtattttcaattatttttccgaGTTTTGATAGACTAAAAGAAACAGAgggatttacaaaaaataaaacaaatagaaAACTTACTGTACAAAAACTAATCAACATTTATTTACAGCTTTTCTGACGAAATACTTAAATTTACACTAAGGTACAAATgagatgaaagaaaaacaacacattaatttcaaatttatttttaatcacaaTCATTTACATATTCACAACTTTAAAATgacaaagacatttttttttttaaaaaaaaaaatcatctggGGATGAAAATCGCCTCTAGAATCTTTGTCaggttttgataatttttcagaTCCACACCACTCCTACCAGAATGCGGCAATATTTCCGTCCGCCCAGACTATGAttatttttagcaattgaattttcattcgaACTTTTAAACGTTTGATTCATAGATTATTTCAAAAGAACTTTGGcattcttaaagaaaatttttaagggaaCAGTCATGAGACAGTTAGATAGTcttggattattttttaaagaaaatttaaaatcagcaagtacaactagaaaaaaaagagagataacATCTGGTGCTGATATAAATTAATTGAAGTtcaaaagtgacaaaattaaaattctattTAAACGAATTATTAATGCCAGATAAGTGCATAGAGTGATATTAAACTGGGATTTATGAGAAGTTATGAAATGACTGAAACAAAAGCTTCTTAAAATGATACCTGAAGTAGAATAGAAGTCATTCATTTAGGAGTGGCATAGATACTAAGAATTGATACAAAAATTCTTAGCGGGGACATCTCAACAAGTCATTTCCCTATCAAATATTTCTAGTATTGGCTAAATTTACAAACTTTAACTCATGACCATAGAACAAAAGGAAAAACAGTTTtctgaagtgaaaaaaatagaAGTATTCAGGTTAGGTATGAGAAAATGAATGTCGAAAAATAACACGGTCGTATCAATAACCTTCAGCAGAGGAATTAAACACACAAATGAAAGTGGTaggatttaaataaaatattaatctGACTCTATCAAGGGCTGTTAAAAAGTTATCTCGGTAGGACTTCGTATTTGTCTTCAAAATAATTCCTTTGAGGAGAAATGAAGGATTCTACACTGTGGTTCAACTAATATAGTATACTGATCTTCCGTATTAAAATCGTCTTGGAAAGTCAAGAGTCATTTTAGGTGAGAACAGACAACTACAGCTTTGGTCTACATCTTGGTTCGACTAATGCCCTAAACACTGAACCCAAATTGCGTCACAGAGGATCAATGATTATATAGTACACTTCAAAGTAATGAGATGCACAGAAAGCACTAAAATCagacattttcttcaaaaagaccTCAAAAGTTAAAGTTTCAGCTTGTGCTGGTCTCTTCTTTCCTAATATAGATTTTAACTCTCTCCTCTTATTTTCTACTAAGGTGATCCCTAATAAAACCAAGGCTAATCTCACTTTGTGCTTGACTGAAGATACATCTCTTTCCCTTTATAACCAAACGCTAGGTACAGTTACCTACAGGTGATCAACTATCATCAATAATTGAATGGATGGAAGGTTAGAACAAAAGTGCGACTAAGAGAAACAGTTAAGATAAGAGGCTCACAATAATGGAAGAAAAGCTCACATGAACAACTACAGAATACTTAGCAAAAgaataaaagggaaaaaaacaataaagatGGCTTAACTGTGTCAATAAGCCTCTGATTTTGGTGTAGGGACGACTTGGTTCAATTTAATGTTTAGCTGAGGTTAAACCCCTGACATTATTGGAGACATTATCAATATACTTGGAGGGGTCATGGATggttcattttttacttttgtgtGGGGCGTAAAGGCGGAGCACTGAGAGCCACAATGGGCAGGACAGGAAACATCACAGTGTATCTTAGAACAAATTTAAATGCTTGGCCAATATATATAAACCAGATGCTAAATGCTCTCTTTCAAGTCAGGAAAGTTCAGCACACCTTTCATTATGTTGCTTCCTGCACTGCTCATTGTCCAACTCAGCACAGTCTCAAAACTTCTGCCGCTAATGAAACAACAGTTAACATCTGAGCTGTTGTCATTATTAAGTTAGTGAGGTCAGGATTTGTACATCAAAATTAGCTTTCCCTTCTCCCTGAAGAGGTAGAAGATATCCTGTGCCAAGAAAGGGCGATTATGTTTACTTCCACACCAAAATCTTGACACCAAAACTAGACCATGCAAACCTTTCTATTCATAAGATTCTGCGATTCACCATTCGAATAGGAGGAAATTCTAAAATCCTGTTAAGGACAGGAATTAAGAGTACACAGTAACCTATGATACAAGGATAATTCTGACTTCATTAGAAGTACCTAGGTATTGATATCAAACATGCACCATTGGattgaagtacaaataaaaataaaaatgcattgATATATGCTCTAAACATCACTTAGTACAGAAAGAAAGCACAACATATTAAAAACTATATCacaatgaattttataaacCAAGGAAAATGATACAAACAGTGCTTATACAGTTCACAGTTAATAATGAGTACGTatcaagaaaattatgaaaacaaaAGTTCTGATTACACTTTGATAAAGAAATAAATCTTCCTATTTTGACAGAAGATTCCAAGGTTCACACTGGATCGATTAGAGTGAATGTCTCTGGTTTTTCACAAATCTGAGTGATAATTTGCACATTAATTTACTTTAAACAGCATTAATGTCACAAGTTGAGGAAGCACTGGCAGATTTGCATGTTTGATGGTGAAGTCATGGAGCTAAACCTAGATATAACAAACAACGCACAACATTTATAAAATTGCATTGGACTGAAAACATTAATAACAAAGAAATATTTACAACAGTGTCGGAAATCACGAGTGTACACTTGTTGTACTTTTACAGTGATATTCTTAACAACC
This genomic window contains:
- the LOC140225794 gene encoding uncharacterized protein, whose protein sequence is MNYGKGSWPCWALDEITQEEVKKFLERTSEKQNTFQPYSWLLSLLPPSSQSLNEEENEWESDDSDAEKFPECLSSIALSTKDKSFVQQNNDKSLQVLPNDESMLLGAKEEQKSFSKTGDTREQQELILKSLLQSINEENCTKEKKLKELSVLEALDDSSLIIFIEKASVSIKCEEKKADFCLLVAEVLKDRTYVLGKYFYLPWFQNSGKNSLTILVTSLAQTINSFFEQACHEVLLPLLNSSQSGLVQDPAVVKDILALCNPECWWFLLRHFLVLLNKDKLAEWHLPALDFLCHETEELDVSSHTEPIVNELTNLLRVNSVDFSKNRYFGNIILLLINIVKKHQKIVNLDIITSQLTSIIQFHKGPTKYKASQMLKKLTAERL